The Amblyomma americanum isolate KBUSLIRL-KWMA chromosome 3, ASM5285725v1, whole genome shotgun sequence genome window below encodes:
- the LOC144124812 gene encoding carbohydrate sulfotransferase 5-like gives MVRRRRCVLFAACLLVLYLTCMRVLYDKTMKGQAEQSGPGRNGSAEASTGTKLVAEGGLEAKFTDSTIEGQLPAAFQAALKNYSIVPLADVKIVFIVTYYRAGSTFLGELVSSGPRTYFHFEPLMLFTVSGRIRSGRERHAFQLIEQLLRCRMESIPLYTAWLENHPYYKFNRFLAEICKEGHSCTSPSHMSAVCLRARAQVFKFTRLHVSQVAAWLQRNSEIARLVRVLHLVRDPRGIYHSRRGLKWCMQNAECDKASALCMQMRADLEEFRELTRLLPPNRTHTLRFEDLALDPVNETKRLYARLGLDYTSSVAEYLKNHTTATRQDMKNAHGTKRNTRDVPGMWKKKLSRTTVGAIEETCIDVMRTLGYEFLVHSGAERELKKPAVSQQVRISGAEKKTN, from the exons ATGGTGAGGAGGAGACGATGTGTTCTTTTTGCGGCGTGCCTGCTCGTACTTTACTTGACTTGTATGCGGGTGCTATACGACAAGACTATGAAAG GACAAGCCGAACAAAGTGGGCCTGGAAGAAATGGGAGTGCTGAGGCCAGTACCGGAACCAAGCTCGTTGCCGAAGGTGGTTTGGAAGCCAAATTCACCGACTCTACCATTGAAGGGCAACTTCCCGCTGCGTTCCAAGCCGCCCTCAAGAACTACTCCATCGTTCCCCTGGCCGACGTCAAAATTGTGTTCATTGTCACATACTACCGGGCCGGCTCGACTTTCCTCGGCGAACTGGTATCTTCAGGACCCCGGACGTACTTCCACTTCGAGCCACTCATGTTGTTCACTGTGAGCGGCCGCATCCGCTCCGGCAGAGAGCGCCACGCTTTCCAGCTCATCGAGCAGCTGCTCCGGTGCCGCATGGAGAGCATCCCTTTGTACACGGCGTGGCTCGAGAACCACCCTTATTACAAGTTCAACCGCTTCCTCGCCGAGATATGCAAAGAAGGGCACTCGTGCACGTCCCCCAGCCACATGTCGGCAGTCTGCTTGAGGGCCAGGGCTCAAGTGTTCAAATTCACCCGGCTGCACGTTAGTCAG GTGGCAGCGTGGCTCCAGCGGAATTCGGAAATTGCGCGCTTAGTTCGAGTGCTGCACCTCGTTCGAGACCCTCGTGGCATCTACCACTCTCGCCGAGGTCTGAAATGGTGCATGCAAAATGCTGAGTGCGACAAAGCTAGTGCCTTGTGCATGCAGATGCGCGCGGACCTCGAAGAATTCCGCGAGCTGACGCGCCTACTACCACCTAATAGAACACACACGCTCCGCTTCGAAGATCTTGCCTTGGACCCAGTGAATGAGACGAAGCGTCTGTATGCACGCCTTGGTCTGGATTATACGAGTTCCGTGGCAGAATACCTGAAAAACCACACGACGGCGACTCGCCAAGACATGAAGAACGCACACGGCACAAAGAGAAACACTCGTGACGTCCCTGGTatgtggaaaaaaaaactgtcgcgAACCACAGTTGGCGCGATTGAAGAAACGTGCATTGACGTGATGCGGACACTTGGTTACGAGTTCTTGGTACATAGTGGCGCAGAAAGGGAACTCAAAAAGccagccgtatcacaacaagtcCGGATTTCTGgagcagaaaagaaaacaaattga